One genomic region from Spirulina subsalsa PCC 9445 encodes:
- a CDS encoding type II toxin-antitoxin system CcdA family antitoxin, with amino-acid sequence MNDNATPTQRLAEKVEVSIQLDSDLLDQLKHLTNDPSRVIESAIKQWLRGERERDDELTRTFRRNPPVPPRGEWND; translated from the coding sequence ATGAATGACAATGCAACCCCAACTCAGCGACTGGCTGAGAAGGTAGAAGTCTCGATCCAACTTGACTCCGACCTACTCGATCAGTTGAAACACTTAACCAATGACCCCAGTCGGGTGATTGAATCGGCGATTAAACAATGGCTCAGAGGGGAACGGGAACGGGATGATGAATTAACCCGAACGTTCCGTCGTAATCCTCCTGTGCCACCCCGTGGGGAATGGAATGATTAA
- a CDS encoding ATP-binding protein yields MTSAPVFSATTICLSDLGPELVYLQNNQGQYLSFYWKYAEEYGFNPEDVVRNAESPTFAPVEMSQYREHIQRVMERRIPETYHCLFQYGDYTVPMELVITPVVSSGEVVSSVLVMGHCLDEKVISKTSYTALTPEPDSYQNLAQQIMRNIRRHPYQNLLSELLRNIRKTLDLDIIWRQTVDGLGETLEVSRCLIISYDMENKVFRVEAEYCQKPYKSMLGERLYLENEPYLQQALQSSDPVALDQLALETYEQKSVLIASTFYQNQRNALICLQQCDRHRYWGEAEIELLREFAAQVGTAIAHATLYKELEIASKKAEEASRLKSDFLASTSHELRTPLNGIIGFLRLILDGMADDPLEQREFLEEAHKSALHLLNLINDILDVAKIEAGKLDLELSDFRLGLLFENVENFTRTQAQQKKLSYEIQTPSTRDPIMVYGNYQRLLQVMLNLVGNAIKFTHEGGITISADILKKPLTFNGQKFPGSVRIRVADTGIGVALEEQPRLFQKFSTVDGGRTKKYGGTGLGLAISQKLIEAMGGTINFFSMGEDLGSTVTFTVPLFQMPIMKVSQD; encoded by the coding sequence ATGACATCTGCACCCGTATTTTCAGCGACAACGATCTGCTTATCAGACTTAGGACCTGAATTAGTTTACCTGCAAAATAACCAAGGTCAGTATCTTTCCTTTTACTGGAAGTATGCAGAAGAATACGGTTTTAATCCAGAAGATGTGGTCAGAAACGCCGAAAGTCCTACATTTGCTCCAGTGGAAATGAGCCAGTATCGGGAACATATTCAAAGGGTGATGGAGCGACGCATTCCTGAAACCTATCATTGTTTGTTCCAATACGGTGATTATACTGTTCCGATGGAGTTAGTTATCACTCCTGTTGTCAGTTCGGGGGAAGTGGTTTCTTCGGTGTTGGTGATGGGACATTGTTTAGATGAAAAGGTGATTTCTAAAACCAGTTATACAGCCCTCACCCCAGAACCGGACAGTTATCAGAATTTGGCACAGCAAATCATGCGGAATATTCGCCGCCATCCCTATCAAAATTTGCTGAGTGAGTTGTTACGAAATATTCGCAAAACTTTAGATTTAGATATTATTTGGCGGCAAACGGTGGATGGACTCGGGGAAACCTTGGAGGTTAGCCGTTGTTTAATTATTTCCTATGATATGGAAAATAAGGTGTTTCGGGTGGAGGCGGAATATTGCCAAAAACCCTATAAATCGATGTTAGGCGAGCGCCTGTATTTGGAGAATGAGCCGTATTTACAGCAAGCCTTGCAAAGTTCCGATCCTGTAGCACTCGATCAGTTAGCGCTGGAAACCTATGAGCAGAAATCGGTTTTAATTGCCTCTACGTTCTATCAAAATCAACGGAATGCGCTGATTTGTTTGCAACAGTGCGATCGCCATCGTTATTGGGGAGAAGCTGAAATTGAGTTACTGCGGGAGTTTGCCGCCCAAGTCGGAACAGCCATTGCTCACGCCACCCTCTACAAAGAGTTAGAAATTGCCAGCAAAAAAGCCGAAGAAGCCTCCCGTTTGAAAAGTGACTTCCTCGCCAGTACCTCCCACGAATTACGCACCCCCCTCAATGGGATTATTGGCTTTTTACGATTAATTCTAGACGGCATGGCGGATGATCCCCTAGAACAACGGGAATTTTTAGAAGAAGCCCATAAATCCGCCCTTCATTTGCTCAATTTAATCAATGATATTCTAGATGTTGCCAAGATTGAGGCCGGAAAACTAGATTTAGAACTCTCTGATTTTAGACTCGGATTATTGTTTGAAAATGTCGAAAACTTCACCCGCACTCAGGCACAACAGAAAAAACTGAGTTATGAGATCCAAACCCCATCAACCCGAGATCCCATCATGGTTTATGGGAACTATCAGCGCCTGTTACAGGTTATGTTGAATTTAGTGGGTAATGCTATTAAATTCACCCATGAGGGCGGCATTACTATCAGTGCAGATATCTTGAAAAAACCCCTCACCTTTAATGGTCAGAAGTTCCCCGGAAGTGTGCGGATTCGCGTAGCAGATACGGGAATTGGTGTGGCCTTAGAAGAACAGCCGCGCTTGTTCCAAAAGTTTAGTACCGTTGATGGGGGACGGACGAAAAAATACGGAGGAACGGGTTTAGGTTTGGCGATTTCCCAGAAGTTAATTGAAGCTATGGGCGGGACGATTAATTTCTTTAGTATGGGGGAAGATTTGGGGTCTACGGTAACGTTTACGGTGCCTCTCTTTCAAATGCCGATTATGAAAGTCAGTCAAGACTAG
- a CDS encoding NifU family protein produces the protein MSLALTNENVEQVLDEMRPYLMADGGNVELVEIDGPVVKLRLQGACGSCPSSTMTLRMGIERRLREFIPEIAEVEQVI, from the coding sequence ATGTCATTAGCACTAACCAACGAAAACGTAGAACAAGTTCTTGATGAAATGCGCCCTTATTTGATGGCGGATGGTGGAAATGTAGAATTAGTGGAAATTGATGGGCCGGTGGTGAAACTGCGTTTACAAGGCGCTTGTGGTTCTTGTCCTAGTTCTACCATGACGTTGAGAATGGGGATTGAACGGCGTTTGCGGGAGTTTATCCCGGAAATCGCGGAAGTTGAACAAGTGATCTAG
- a CDS encoding ATP-binding protein, producing the protein MSPSNPSIYVLQQKAASLLLYQGVLRHPIGEAFLSLLDALQTANPILCLQAYSHWFHQLATTHQSWQDYLVNSILWDDNPFSQQVQRTSVEDLPPVLVQAVTHDLQALQALYQCTGEQLSYWVQNLSKSIVAPVPWNLDIPLICPGAFLHQQTRWEEGVIKLAVYYQQYGCGLFARYRALRWQDGEFIGIPNPDPVQIEEIIGYESQKRALIRNTEFLLASHPALHVLLYGSRGTGKSSLVKGLLNQFGECGLRLVELEKSHLNALPEIVERLRGVPQKFIIFVDDLSFEEDDEAFKSMKVVLEGSVTAKAPNVVVYATSNRRHLVREFFSDRPRPQDASEIHYWDTVQEKLSFSDRFGLTLTFEPANQDTYLQIVHHLARQSQININSADLEFRAKQWATRNNGRSGRTAKQFIEQLKAELAMINNGSNPY; encoded by the coding sequence ATGTCTCCGTCAAATCCATCCATCTACGTCCTCCAACAAAAAGCCGCCTCACTCTTGCTTTATCAAGGCGTTCTACGGCATCCCATTGGGGAAGCCTTTCTCTCCCTACTTGATGCACTACAAACCGCTAATCCCATCCTTTGTCTCCAAGCTTACAGCCATTGGTTTCATCAACTTGCCACCACTCACCAAAGTTGGCAAGATTATCTGGTTAATTCCATCTTGTGGGATGACAACCCCTTTAGCCAGCAGGTTCAACGGACTTCTGTCGAAGACTTACCCCCCGTCTTAGTTCAAGCCGTGACTCACGACTTACAAGCCCTGCAAGCTCTTTATCAATGTACAGGAGAGCAATTAAGTTATTGGGTGCAGAATCTCTCGAAAAGTATTGTTGCCCCGGTGCCTTGGAATCTAGACATTCCCTTGATTTGTCCGGGCGCTTTTCTCCATCAACAAACTCGCTGGGAGGAAGGGGTGATTAAGTTGGCGGTGTACTATCAACAGTATGGTTGTGGCCTTTTTGCCCGTTATCGGGCGTTACGCTGGCAAGATGGGGAATTTATCGGGATTCCTAACCCGGATCCGGTGCAAATTGAGGAAATTATTGGTTATGAAAGCCAAAAACGAGCTTTAATCCGCAATACAGAGTTTTTGTTAGCCAGTCATCCCGCCCTTCATGTGTTGCTCTATGGCAGTCGCGGCACGGGGAAATCCTCTTTGGTGAAAGGGCTGCTCAATCAGTTTGGAGAGTGTGGGTTACGCTTGGTAGAGTTGGAAAAGTCTCATCTCAATGCGTTGCCCGAAATTGTGGAGCGTCTGCGGGGGGTGCCGCAAAAGTTTATTATTTTTGTTGATGATCTGTCCTTTGAAGAAGACGATGAGGCGTTTAAATCTATGAAGGTAGTTCTTGAAGGCAGTGTAACAGCAAAGGCTCCCAATGTGGTGGTGTATGCGACTTCTAACCGTCGTCATCTGGTGCGGGAGTTTTTTAGCGATCGCCCTCGTCCTCAAGATGCCTCAGAAATCCACTACTGGGACACGGTACAGGAAAAACTCTCATTTAGCGATCGCTTCGGTCTGACCCTTACCTTTGAACCCGCCAACCAAGACACCTACTTACAAATCGTTCACCATCTCGCCCGACAATCCCAAATTAACATCAACTCAGCCGACTTAGAATTTCGAGCGAAACAGTGGGCAACCCGCAATAATGGGCGTTCTGGCCGAACCGCCAAGCAGTTCATCGAACAGTTAAAAGCCGAGTTAGCCATGATCAACAATGGCTCCAATCCCTATTAA
- a CDS encoding THUMP domain-containing class I SAM-dependent RNA methyltransferase gives MTQYFATVARGLEEIAAQELTELGAEEVQPDFTGVYFQGNQELLYRVNLWSRLLFRVFVPVRNFPCRNGDQLYREVQKIDWRDYLTPDQTLSVHCTGTNAQLNHTHFTALQVKNAIVDQQREQMGRRSSVDSQEADLMLNLHIHRDRAILSLDSSGSSLHRRGYRPAMGAAPLKETLASALLRLAQWTPETPLYDPLCGSGTILLEAGLQSLNIAPGLVRGEFAFERWSDFNADLWQRLRQEALEQQRDKFPAPLWGGDRNGEIIQQARTNAQYCGLGDSIQFQVQEMEDIYPPTEPGILICNPPYGKRLGEVEELGSFYKLLGDLFKQRFTGWTAYILSGNKELTKKVGLKASRRFPVYNGSLPCTLLKYDLY, from the coding sequence ATGACCCAATATTTTGCTACCGTTGCCCGAGGCCTAGAAGAAATAGCCGCCCAAGAATTAACCGAATTGGGCGCCGAAGAGGTTCAACCCGATTTTACAGGGGTTTATTTTCAAGGGAATCAAGAATTACTCTATCGCGTCAACCTGTGGAGTCGCTTACTGTTTCGGGTGTTTGTCCCGGTGAGAAACTTTCCCTGTCGGAATGGGGATCAATTGTATCGAGAAGTGCAGAAAATCGACTGGCGGGACTATCTCACCCCAGACCAAACCCTATCGGTTCACTGTACGGGAACGAATGCCCAGTTAAATCATACCCACTTCACGGCCTTACAGGTGAAAAATGCCATAGTAGACCAACAACGGGAGCAAATGGGACGGCGTTCTAGTGTGGACTCCCAAGAAGCGGACTTGATGTTAAACTTGCACATTCACCGAGACCGCGCCATCCTGAGTTTAGATAGTTCTGGCAGTAGTCTACACCGTCGCGGTTATCGTCCCGCAATGGGGGCTGCACCCCTCAAAGAGACGTTAGCGAGTGCTTTGTTACGATTAGCCCAATGGACCCCCGAAACGCCCCTCTATGACCCATTATGTGGCTCTGGGACTATTTTATTAGAGGCCGGCCTCCAAAGTTTAAACATTGCTCCGGGGTTAGTGCGGGGAGAATTTGCCTTTGAACGGTGGTCTGATTTTAACGCGGACCTTTGGCAAAGATTGCGTCAGGAGGCTTTAGAACAGCAACGGGATAAATTTCCAGCGCCCTTGTGGGGAGGCGATCGCAATGGTGAGATCATACAACAAGCGCGCACCAATGCCCAATACTGTGGTTTAGGCGACTCTATCCAGTTTCAAGTGCAAGAGATGGAGGACATTTATCCCCCCACAGAACCGGGGATTTTGATTTGTAATCCCCCCTATGGAAAACGCTTAGGAGAAGTGGAAGAATTGGGCAGTTTTTATAAATTATTAGGCGATTTATTTAAACAGCGTTTTACAGGTTGGACGGCTTATATTTTGTCGGGCAATAAAGAGTTAACTAAAAAAGTTGGGTTAAAAGCCTCCCGTCGTTTTCCGGTTTATAATGGTTCTTTACCTTGTACGCTGTTGAAATATGATTTGTATTAG
- a CDS encoding type I restriction endonuclease subunit R yields the protein MSYLSEDSIEQNALEHLTTLGYEYRNGYDIQPNGPHSERENLNQVVLIDRLKKAIHRLNPHIPADSQQQALTQLLNIATPDLLNNNQTCHQYLTEGITVEFQQEGETRGEPLQVIDWKQPENNEFLAVNQFTVRENNHTRRPDIVLFINGLPLVVIELKNAADPQATVKSAFNQLQTYKQEIPNLFTYNALLIVSDGLTARLGSLSTDYNRFLPWKDPDPPNSPENELETLIKRVLNPATLLDLIRHFTVFEQTKTINPETEIVRVQTIKKIAAYHQYYAVNKALDSVHRAASDPKNRKGGVLWHTQGSGKSLSMVFLAGKLVLSLDNPTLVILTDRNDLDDQLFDTFAGCRQLLRQDPQQANNRAQVRELLNVGSGGIVFTTVQKFAPEDNETLYPQISNRSNIVVLADEAHRSQYGFKARQVTLKDAAGNEIGKQTKYGFAKYIRDALPNATFVGFTGTPIEQGDKNTPAIFGDYIDIYDIARAVEDGATVPIYYESRLVKVDLDATGRQLLDELEEDLAFEDLDQTQKAKAKQTQLDAIVGSTQRLAIIAQDIVTHFEQRQTANRGKGMIVTMSRAIAANLYEQIVKLRPQWHDDALKGGKIKVVMTASAADEASLVRHHTTKTQRQILAQRLKDPEDGLELVIVCDMWLTGFDAPCLHTLYIDKPLKGHNLMQAIARINRVYFEKTGGLIVDYLGLAAYLKEALAFYSQSGGKGSLTLDQDQALAVFLAKLEVVEQIMADCDYQSYYTADTRAKLNLLKTATNYVAHPSRKSRFQDAVLALSKAYSLAVPHPEALSRAEAVSFFQAIQGSLKKLESRNGGLSNGEIEMAIRQVVDQALVSDAVVNILDEAGIKNSHVSITSDEFMAEVRGMEHQNLAVEILTRLLKDEIRAKSRTQLVQSRHLWAMLEEALRRYQNQAIGVAEVLEELLAIAKETQAAQQRGEELGLEPYELAFYEALAQNNSAREVMGKDKLRELAIVLVQRIRQNASIDWNLKSSVQARMKVMVKRLLRHYGYPPDMQALAVELVLEQAALLAELEGNRE from the coding sequence ATGTCATACCTTAGCGAAGACTCTATAGAACAAAATGCCCTCGAACATCTAACCACCTTGGGTTATGAATACCGCAACGGCTACGATATCCAACCCAATGGCCCCCACTCGGAACGGGAAAATTTGAATCAAGTTGTCCTGATAGACCGACTGAAAAAGGCCATCCACCGTTTAAACCCCCACATCCCCGCCGATAGCCAACAACAAGCCCTAACACAACTCCTCAACATCGCTACCCCCGACCTCCTCAACAATAACCAAACCTGCCACCAATACCTCACCGAAGGCATCACCGTAGAATTCCAACAAGAGGGAGAAACTAGAGGCGAACCCCTGCAAGTCATCGACTGGAAACAGCCAGAAAATAACGAATTTCTCGCCGTTAACCAATTCACCGTCAGGGAAAATAACCACACACGCCGCCCCGATATCGTCCTATTTATTAACGGCCTGCCCCTGGTGGTGATTGAACTCAAAAACGCCGCCGACCCCCAAGCTACCGTTAAAAGTGCCTTTAACCAACTGCAAACCTATAAACAAGAAATCCCCAACCTCTTCACCTATAACGCCCTCTTGATCGTCTCCGACGGCCTCACCGCCCGCCTGGGGTCCCTCTCCACCGACTATAACCGCTTTCTCCCTTGGAAAGACCCCGACCCCCCCAACTCCCCAGAAAACGAACTAGAAACCCTGATTAAACGAGTTCTCAACCCCGCCACCCTCTTAGACCTGATCCGCCACTTTACGGTTTTTGAACAAACCAAAACTATCAACCCAGAAACCGAAATTGTCCGGGTGCAAACGATAAAAAAAATAGCCGCCTATCACCAATATTACGCCGTTAATAAAGCCCTGGATTCCGTCCACCGGGCTGCCTCTGACCCCAAAAATCGCAAGGGCGGCGTTCTCTGGCATACCCAAGGAAGCGGAAAATCCCTGTCGATGGTCTTTTTAGCGGGAAAATTAGTCCTGAGTCTCGATAACCCCACCTTGGTTATTCTCACCGATCGCAACGACCTAGACGACCAACTGTTTGATACCTTCGCCGGATGCCGCCAACTCCTGCGCCAAGACCCCCAACAGGCCAACAACCGCGCCCAAGTGCGAGAACTCCTGAATGTGGGGTCGGGGGGGATTGTCTTTACCACGGTTCAGAAATTCGCCCCGGAAGACAACGAAACCCTCTATCCTCAAATTAGCAACCGTTCTAATATTGTTGTCCTTGCGGATGAAGCCCACCGCAGCCAATACGGTTTTAAAGCCCGACAAGTCACTCTCAAAGATGCAGCAGGAAACGAAATCGGCAAACAGACTAAATACGGCTTTGCTAAATATATCCGCGATGCCCTGCCTAATGCTACTTTTGTCGGCTTTACGGGAACTCCCATTGAACAAGGGGATAAAAACACTCCGGCTATCTTCGGCGACTATATCGACATCTACGATATCGCCCGTGCGGTGGAAGATGGGGCCACGGTTCCCATTTACTATGAAAGCCGCCTGGTGAAAGTAGATTTAGACGCAACGGGCCGCCAACTCCTCGATGAACTGGAGGAAGACCTAGCCTTTGAAGACCTAGACCAGACCCAAAAAGCCAAGGCGAAACAGACTCAACTGGATGCCATTGTAGGTTCTACCCAACGCCTCGCCATCATTGCCCAAGATATTGTCACCCACTTTGAGCAACGGCAAACCGCCAACCGAGGAAAAGGGATGATTGTTACCATGAGTCGGGCTATAGCGGCTAATCTCTATGAACAGATCGTCAAACTCCGTCCCCAGTGGCATGATGACGCGCTCAAAGGGGGAAAAATTAAAGTCGTGATGACCGCTTCTGCTGCCGATGAAGCCTCCCTCGTCCGCCACCATACCACCAAAACCCAACGGCAAATTCTGGCTCAACGGCTGAAAGACCCGGAGGACGGCCTAGAGTTGGTGATTGTCTGCGATATGTGGCTAACGGGGTTTGATGCGCCCTGCCTCCATACCCTGTATATTGACAAACCCCTCAAAGGTCATAATCTTATGCAGGCGATCGCACGGATTAACCGAGTTTACTTTGAGAAAACCGGGGGCTTGATTGTAGACTATCTCGGTTTAGCGGCCTATTTGAAAGAAGCCCTGGCCTTTTACTCCCAAAGTGGCGGCAAAGGTAGCCTCACCCTCGACCAAGACCAAGCCTTAGCGGTGTTTCTGGCTAAACTGGAGGTGGTCGAGCAGATTATGGCAGATTGTGACTACCAAAGTTATTACACCGCCGACACGAGAGCAAAACTAAACCTGCTGAAAACCGCCACCAACTACGTCGCCCACCCCTCCCGTAAAAGCCGCTTTCAAGATGCCGTCCTCGCCCTGTCTAAAGCCTATTCTCTCGCGGTTCCCCATCCTGAAGCCTTGAGTCGGGCGGAGGCGGTGTCCTTTTTCCAAGCTATCCAAGGGAGTCTGAAAAAACTGGAATCTCGCAACGGCGGATTGAGCAATGGGGAGATCGAGATGGCCATTCGTCAGGTAGTGGATCAAGCGTTAGTCTCCGATGCGGTGGTGAACATCCTAGACGAAGCCGGGATCAAAAACTCCCATGTTTCGATTACTTCCGATGAATTCATGGCCGAAGTGCGGGGGATGGAACATCAGAACCTAGCGGTAGAAATCTTGACGCGGTTATTAAAGGACGAGATCCGGGCGAAAAGTCGCACCCAATTAGTCCAGAGTCGTCACCTCTGGGCGATGCTGGAGGAAGCCCTACGCCGCTATCAGAACCAAGCGATCGGCGTTGCAGAGGTACTTGAGGAGTTACTGGCGATCGCCAAAGAAACCCAGGCCGCCCAACAACGGGGGGAAGAATTGGGACTGGAACCCTACGAACTCGCCTTTTATGAGGCCTTAGCCCAAAATAACAGCGCCAGGGAGGTGATGGGAAAAGATAAACTCCGAGAACTGGCGATTGTCTTAGTGCAGAGAATCCGCCAAAATGCCAGTATTGACTGGAATCTCAAAAGCAGTGTGCAGGCGAGAATGAAAGTTATGGTTAAACGTCTCTTGCGACATTATGGTTATCCCCCAGATATGCAGGCGCTGGCCGTTGAATTAGTTTTAGAACAGGCGGCCCTGTTGGCGGAGTTGGAGGGGAACAGGGAATAG
- a CDS encoding restriction endonuclease subunit S, which produces MSEWKETKISDIADFNVNSINKDFKFNFIEYIDTSSVEKGRLLNTQKLKLKEAPSRAKRRVQKNDILISSVRPNLEHYYFIKKCSKNTIVSTGFVVITPKEITDPYFLYCLLTSQKYTQYLTSIANSHTSTYPSFNPDIISDSILPIPGIQEQKRIAAVLSCLDDKIENLRKQNETLEKIAQTLFKHWFIDFEFPNENGQPYRSSGGAMQPSELGAIPAGWRVGKLGDVVDVFTGFPFKSDLYSFDSGIRVVRGENVSLGFLRWDTEKRWNHDIDSYDNYFLQKNDYIIGMDGSRVGKNRTIIFESSLPLLLAQRVAGLRAKKSTFYQGYINILLMNKKFEKYVDFIKTGTSIPHISGKQIKDFECLVPCHDSLKKFQIF; this is translated from the coding sequence ATGAGTGAGTGGAAGGAGACAAAAATCAGTGATATTGCAGATTTCAATGTAAATTCAATAAATAAAGACTTTAAGTTTAATTTCATTGAATATATAGATACCTCATCTGTTGAGAAAGGAAGATTGTTAAATACTCAAAAACTTAAACTAAAAGAAGCCCCAAGTAGAGCTAAAAGAAGAGTACAAAAAAACGACATTTTAATTTCATCAGTTCGACCAAATCTAGAACATTACTACTTCATAAAAAAATGTAGTAAAAATACTATTGTATCAACAGGATTTGTTGTTATCACCCCTAAAGAAATAACTGACCCTTATTTCTTATATTGCTTACTTACTAGCCAAAAATACACTCAATATTTAACTTCAATAGCCAATAGTCATACATCAACTTATCCTTCATTTAATCCCGATATAATCAGCGATTCAATATTGCCTATTCCCGGCATTCAAGAACAAAAACGAATAGCTGCCGTTTTATCCTGTCTAGATGATAAAATCGAAAACCTCAGAAAACAAAACGAAACCCTAGAAAAAATCGCGCAGACGCTGTTTAAGCATTGGTTTATTGACTTTGAGTTTCCCAACGAGAACGGCCAACCCTATCGCTCCTCCGGTGGGGCGATGCAGCCTTCCGAGTTAGGCGCAATCCCCGCAGGTTGGCGCGTCGGTAAGTTGGGGGATGTTGTGGATGTATTTACAGGATTTCCATTTAAAAGTGATTTATATAGTTTTGATTCTGGAATTAGAGTTGTAAGAGGAGAAAATGTTTCTTTAGGTTTTTTAAGATGGGATACAGAAAAAAGGTGGAATCATGATATAGATTCTTATGACAATTATTTTTTACAAAAAAATGACTATATAATTGGTATGGATGGTTCTAGAGTTGGAAAAAACAGGACTATTATTTTTGAGTCTAGCTTACCTCTGCTTTTGGCGCAAAGAGTGGCTGGATTGAGAGCTAAAAAAAGTACCTTTTATCAAGGCTATATAAATATATTACTAATGAATAAAAAGTTTGAAAAATACGTTGATTTCATAAAAACTGGCACATCAATTCCACACATTAGTGGTAAACAAATAAAAGATTTTGAATGTCTTGTTCCTTGTCATGATTCTCTTAAAAAATTTCAAATTTTTTAA
- a CDS encoding ribbon-helix-helix domain-containing protein: MNLSLTPEIEQRIADQLNSGHYQSAHEVILAALELLDQRQQYLTELRQEIAIGVTQIEQGQVIDGEQVFDRIFNRLP, from the coding sequence ATGAACCTATCACTCACCCCAGAAATAGAACAACGGATTGCGGATCAACTCAACTCAGGACATTATCAATCCGCCCATGAGGTCATCTTAGCCGCCCTAGAACTCCTAGATCAACGCCAGCAATACCTAACTGAACTGCGTCAGGAAATCGCGATCGGTGTCACTCAAATTGAACAGGGACAAGTGATAGATGGAGAACAGGTCTTCGATCGCATCTTCAACCGCTTACCTTAA
- a CDS encoding type II toxin-antitoxin system RelE/ParE family toxin — protein sequence MQSEPSPIQIALTPRFKRDLRELVKRYRSIRTDIQPLIEQLQAGQTPGDRISGLQYQVFKVRLKNSNIQKGKSGGYRVIYYLKNEQNIILATIYSKSDLSDISNRVIEEIIYQYE from the coding sequence ATGCAGAGTGAACCATCACCCATCCAAATCGCCTTAACTCCTCGCTTTAAACGCGACCTCCGAGAACTGGTCAAACGCTATCGGTCAATCCGCACGGATATCCAACCTTTAATCGAGCAACTACAAGCGGGTCAAACTCCCGGAGATAGAATATCAGGGCTTCAATATCAAGTCTTCAAAGTTCGTCTCAAAAACAGCAATATTCAAAAAGGAAAAAGTGGCGGCTATCGAGTCATTTATTATCTCAAGAACGAACAAAACATCATCCTAGCAACCATTTATTCTAAGTCTGATTTATCAGATATTAGTAATCGAGTTATTGAAGAAATAATTTATCAATACGAGTAA
- a CDS encoding XisI protein: protein MDSLNYYQIIKEILEEYAKLPYAHGNLQRKLVIAEDHQNYLLLTVGDVNGKRVHACIVHLEIVGDKVWIHEDGLEDGIADDLLRAGIPPEKIVLGFHPPEVRPYTGFAVG, encoded by the coding sequence ATGGATTCCCTAAATTATTATCAAATAATCAAAGAAATTTTAGAAGAGTATGCAAAATTACCTTATGCTCACGGCAATTTACAGCGAAAGCTAGTTATTGCAGAAGACCATCAGAATTATTTGTTATTGACGGTGGGAGATGTGAATGGAAAGCGGGTTCATGCTTGTATTGTTCATTTGGAGATTGTGGGGGATAAAGTTTGGATTCATGAGGACGGTTTAGAGGATGGGATAGCGGATGATTTATTACGAGCAGGAATTCCCCCGGAGAAAATTGTTTTGGGGTTTCATCCTCCAGAGGTACGACCTTATACGGGGTTTGCGGTGGGTTGA
- a CDS encoding XisI protein, translating into MDSLGNIGGILEKILLEYTKIPYAYGDLQCRLIVSQDGHNFLLITQGWHDDVQVHGCLVHLEIVGDKIWIHRDGLEDGIADDLLRAGIPPEKIVLGFHPPEVRPHTGFAVG; encoded by the coding sequence ATGGATTCTTTGGGCAATATTGGGGGGATTCTTGAAAAAATACTCTTAGAATATACAAAGATTCCTTATGCTTACGGGGATTTACAATGTCGTTTAATTGTTAGCCAAGATGGGCATAATTTTTTACTGATTACTCAGGGATGGCATGATGATGTACAAGTTCATGGCTGTCTAGTTCATTTGGAGATTGTGGGGGATAAAATCTGGATTCATCGAGACGGTTTAGAGGATGGGATAGCGGATGATTTATTGCGAGCAGGAATTCCCCCAGAGAAAATTGTTTTGGGGTTTCATCCTCCAGAGGTGCGACCTCATACGGGGTTTGCGGTGGGTTGA
- a CDS encoding XisI protein, giving the protein MDTIAQYYSIIYPILKEYADLPYRFGEVQRRLIVSDDKTHYFFMTWGWERGTRIHGCIVHLEIVGDKVWIHQDGLEDGIADDLLRAGIPPEKIVLGFHPPEVRPHTGFAVG; this is encoded by the coding sequence ATGGATACAATAGCTCAATATTATTCAATTATTTATCCAATTTTAAAGGAATATGCAGACCTTCCCTATCGTTTCGGGGAAGTTCAACGTCGTTTGATTGTGAGTGATGATAAAACTCACTATTTTTTTATGACTTGGGGATGGGAACGAGGAACTAGGATTCATGGTTGTATTGTTCATTTGGAGATTGTGGGGGATAAAGTTTGGATTCATCAGGACGGTTTAGAGGATGGGATAGCGGATGATTTATTGCGAGCAGGAATTCCCCCGGAGAAAATTGTTTTGGGGTTTCATCCTCCAGAGGTGCGACCTCATACGGGGTTTGCGGTGGGTTGA